The following proteins come from a genomic window of Candidatus Paceibacterota bacterium:
- a CDS encoding SPFH domain-containing protein: MQQMIAEINLGQAIVPGFIVVLFVGILFVVWAMTKRYKRIPPNAIGVIYGRKRIQTANDGTKSEVGFRLVTGGGVFVMPIVEAYAEMSTESFKIGISEEDIPTKKNVRVRVNGVAVCRISATAEEQTTAVQLFLNNEQEMRDQIQSILRGHLRSIIGGLEVEELLRERAKFNEMVVHECSTELSRMGIKILTLVIQDIEDKEGYIEALGRQAVAGTKRDANIAVAEAERETAIKTSNASRDAAQAVAANDAMVKEAEKNRDIQVAQFTKETQAKKAEADASFAIANADQQRLVKLQEATRDTAAAEAQAKVQEMEARRRQKELEATVIVEAEVHARALKIAAEGKRQAEQVEADTRNQVATIDAQRAAVVAEGLKNAAIKTGEGEAQKRLVTAEAEAEATRKTMVAKAEGDKAILLAAAEGAKASKLAEAEGEGAKLNAQAEGRKRFLLAEAEGQERSLLATAHGKQKYLLAEAEGTEKLAQALQQLSEQGKLILILDRLPLLLDKAGTAGAQIAKEVFGPIGNAIGAIDSVKIVDLGGGNTAKTGIANLGNMVPGLVTDFIVGLQARGIDPTALLSFLKLNPDGLLKMIETSALAAVPAKPVQAEAGAEPPKK; the protein is encoded by the coding sequence ATGCAACAAATGATCGCGGAGATTAACTTGGGCCAGGCAATCGTTCCAGGATTTATCGTCGTACTGTTTGTCGGAATCCTCTTTGTCGTTTGGGCAATGACCAAGCGCTACAAACGGATCCCGCCGAATGCAATCGGCGTAATCTATGGACGGAAGCGCATTCAGACGGCCAATGACGGTACAAAATCTGAAGTCGGTTTTCGTCTGGTCACGGGCGGCGGCGTCTTCGTGATGCCAATCGTGGAAGCTTACGCCGAGATGTCAACCGAGTCATTCAAGATCGGAATCTCGGAAGAAGATATCCCGACCAAGAAAAATGTACGAGTCCGGGTCAACGGCGTGGCCGTTTGCCGGATTTCGGCGACGGCAGAAGAGCAAACGACGGCGGTCCAGCTCTTTCTCAATAACGAACAGGAGATGCGCGATCAGATCCAATCGATCCTTAGGGGTCACTTGAGGTCGATCATTGGTGGGTTGGAAGTTGAGGAGCTCCTGCGCGAACGGGCGAAGTTCAACGAGATGGTTGTACACGAATGTTCAACTGAACTGTCTCGGATGGGCATCAAGATCTTGACTTTGGTTATTCAGGATATTGAGGATAAAGAGGGTTACATTGAGGCCCTCGGTCGTCAAGCTGTCGCAGGTACCAAGCGCGATGCAAACATCGCGGTGGCTGAAGCTGAACGGGAAACCGCCATCAAGACCAGCAATGCCAGTCGTGATGCGGCGCAGGCAGTGGCCGCTAATGATGCGATGGTGAAGGAAGCCGAGAAGAACCGTGACATCCAGGTGGCACAGTTCACCAAGGAAACTCAAGCCAAGAAGGCTGAGGCAGATGCTTCATTCGCGATTGCTAACGCTGATCAACAAAGACTGGTCAAGTTGCAGGAAGCTACGCGCGACACTGCGGCGGCGGAAGCGCAGGCCAAGGTGCAAGAAATGGAAGCTCGGCGTAGGCAGAAAGAGTTGGAGGCCACGGTTATTGTGGAAGCCGAAGTCCATGCTCGGGCGCTGAAGATTGCAGCTGAAGGCAAACGCCAAGCTGAACAGGTTGAAGCCGATACGCGCAATCAGGTTGCGACGATTGATGCTCAAAGAGCCGCGGTTGTGGCCGAAGGTCTGAAAAATGCCGCGATCAAAACGGGCGAAGGTGAAGCTCAGAAGCGACTGGTTACAGCGGAAGCTGAAGCGGAAGCTACCCGGAAAACCATGGTGGCGAAGGCCGAGGGCGATAAAGCCATACTTTTGGCAGCGGCCGAAGGTGCTAAGGCGTCCAAGTTGGCCGAAGCTGAGGGCGAAGGTGCCAAGCTGAATGCCCAGGCCGAGGGTCGCAAGCGGTTTTTGCTCGCCGAAGCGGAAGGTCAGGAGCGATCGCTTTTGGCCACGGCGCACGGTAAGCAGAAGTATCTGCTCGCCGAAGCGGAAGGTACGGAGAAGTTGGCGCAAGCTCTGCAGCAGCTCTCGGAACAAGGCAAGCTGATCCTGATTCTGGATCGTCTGCCGCTTCTCTTGGATAAGGCTGGAACCGCTGGCGCACAGATCGCCAAGGAAGTCTTTGGTCCGATCGGAAATGCGATTGGCGCGATCGATTCGGTGAAGATTGTCGACCTTGGCGGTGGCAACACTGCCAAGACCGGTATCGCCAACCTTGGGAACATGGTTCCCGGGTTGGTCACGGACTTTATTGTGGGGTTGCAAGCCCGCGGTATTGATCCGACAGCTCTGCTCAGCTTCTTGAAGCTCAATCCGGATGGATTGCTCAAGATGATCGAGACTAGTGCTCTGGCCGCTGTTCCGGCGAAGCCCGTTCAGGCTGAAGCAGGGGCAGAGCCTCCGAAGAAGTAA
- the rnc gene encoding ribonuclease III has translation MDLKTFEKKIGVVFKNEALLKQAFTHRSYINENRGSSLEHNERLEFLGDAVLELAATEFLYAKYPKATEGDLTSYRAAIVNAITLSEVASDLGFNDFLLLSKGEAKDTGRARQYILANTFESVLGAIYLDQGFEVSRKFLEKNLFGLTEGIVNSGSWIDAKSRFQELAQEKAGITPAYQTLSENGPDHDKEFTVGVFLGNEKIATGSGRSKQDAEQEAANMAISKKKWN, from the coding sequence ATGGACCTAAAAACTTTCGAGAAAAAAATTGGCGTGGTTTTCAAAAACGAGGCGCTTTTAAAACAAGCGTTTACTCATCGTTCCTATATCAATGAAAATCGCGGGAGCAGTCTGGAACACAACGAGCGATTGGAGTTTTTGGGCGACGCAGTTTTGGAGTTGGCGGCGACTGAATTTCTTTATGCCAAGTACCCGAAGGCGACTGAGGGTGATTTGACTTCCTATCGGGCTGCGATTGTAAACGCGATTACTTTGTCCGAAGTAGCATCCGATTTGGGTTTTAATGATTTCCTCTTGTTGTCAAAAGGTGAGGCTAAGGATACTGGTCGCGCTCGTCAGTATATTTTGGCGAACACCTTCGAGTCGGTTTTGGGGGCGATTTATCTCGATCAGGGTTTTGAAGTGTCTCGGAAATTTCTCGAGAAGAATTTGTTCGGTCTAACTGAGGGGATTGTAAACAGCGGTTCGTGGATTGATGCCAAAAGTCGTTTTCAAGAATTGGCGCAAGAAAAAGCCGGCATTACTCCTGCCTATCAAACTTTGAGCGAAAACGGTCCGGATCATGACAAAGAATTTACCGTCGGGGTTTTCTTGGGTAATGAAAAAATCGCGACTGGTTCTGGCCGTTCTAAACAAGATGCTGAACAAGAAGCGGCGAATATGGCTATCAGTAAGAAGAAGTGGAACTAG
- the nusB gene encoding transcription antitermination factor NusB, which produces MANRHLSRSLVLQALFEWDFAKRKDSQVLELIKRDSTEFAPGLGDLSFSDKLAKGVLAKREELDNIITKAAPEWPIDKISVIDRNVLRMGLYELIFADRSEVPAKVAINEAIELAKTFGGENSGKFVNGVLGAVYKELGEPGKDEVSKKKKNDDKFNLPFEKMPIERLGGAIVYSKHKNDIYLALVHDVFGHWTLSKGRLEPDEELKVGTMRKIKEELGLEVEIKDELGNNEYVATHPEEGKKRKQVNYFLAEAKYQDLKLGTSGGLDDARWFKLQDILELNFYSDILPIVTKAVQLLLKK; this is translated from the coding sequence ATGGCTAATCGGCACCTTTCACGATCGTTAGTTTTGCAAGCACTCTTTGAGTGGGATTTTGCAAAGCGTAAAGATTCGCAAGTCCTCGAGCTCATCAAGCGCGATTCCACTGAATTTGCGCCGGGCCTCGGGGATTTGTCGTTTTCGGATAAACTGGCCAAAGGAGTTTTGGCGAAAAGGGAAGAACTCGACAATATTATCACCAAGGCGGCTCCCGAATGGCCGATTGATAAGATTTCTGTGATTGATCGCAATGTTTTGCGCATGGGTCTTTACGAATTGATTTTTGCCGACCGCAGTGAGGTGCCGGCCAAAGTGGCAATTAATGAAGCGATTGAACTCGCCAAGACTTTCGGCGGTGAAAACAGCGGTAAGTTTGTAAACGGGGTTTTGGGCGCGGTCTACAAAGAGTTGGGTGAGCCGGGCAAGGACGAAGTCTCAAAGAAAAAGAAGAACGACGACAAATTTAATTTGCCTTTTGAGAAAATGCCGATTGAGCGACTCGGTGGCGCAATTGTTTATTCTAAGCACAAAAATGATATTTACTTGGCTTTGGTCCACGATGTTTTTGGCCACTGGACTCTTTCTAAGGGACGACTTGAGCCCGATGAGGAGCTGAAGGTTGGGACGATGCGCAAAATCAAAGAAGAGCTCGGACTCGAGGTGGAAATTAAAGATGAGTTGGGAAATAACGAATATGTGGCGACCCATCCGGAGGAAGGCAAGAAGCGCAAGCAGGTCAATTACTTTCTGGCCGAGGCCAAGTACCAGGATTTGAAGCTGGGCACCTCGGGCGGTCTTGATGATGCTCGTTGGTTTAAACTTCAGGATATACTTGAACTTAATTTTTATAGTGATATATTGCCAATTGTGACTAAGGCGGTACAGCTCCTACTTAAAAAATAA
- a CDS encoding AAA family ATPase — MHLKSLELTGFKSFAKKTGLDFKTPISAIVGPNGSGKSNVAEAFRFALGEQSIKSLRGKKTEDLIFNGSKDLPRGNRASVKLTFDNRKRLFNLDYDEVILERIIYRDSSSEYLINGTQVRLRDIIELLASAHIGASGHQIISQGEADRVLTANPKERRAMVEDALGLKIYQYKRQESEKKLIKTEENIKQVESLRKEIAPHLRFLKKQVEKVEKALAMKEELKSLYRDYLKREEVYLSHEKKTVEEARREPAAKLKSLDEELKKAKETVASSKGRDHKSDQLINLESGLQNSRREKDRLTREIGRLEGMIDFEKRRIEKAQKLAETESDTMVPVSSVESLVSEIKSEAGRAEAEENISNLRDLIKSLLARLEKFVKDSRNFSGQKETGELKAEIKELEEKRHNLEQELKAVISTEEKQQKDYVEVKDSIEKEKDINREAEKAIFRIMADQNEIHAIMQAIQTKEDKLIIEETNFKREVQEGLVLVGREISAFHDFNPVDDTGRVLSQEEIVRELRDRQEERRKVIEKIKIRLEDSGGGSSEEIMKEYQDVSGRDEFLVRELADLEKSAISLKELIKDLELRLDEEFKTGVAKINHQFQEFFALMFGGGHASLDVIREAKRKVKDEGLSDLLEGESMSIPEEEEEDEGKEGLDIQVSLPHKKVKGLVMLSGGERALTSIALIFAISQVNPPPFIILDETDAALDEANSRKYGDMIANLSQHSQLILITHNRETMSRAGVLYGVTMASGGDSKLLSVEFEEAVAVAK; from the coding sequence ATGCATCTAAAATCCCTCGAACTCACCGGCTTCAAATCATTTGCCAAGAAAACTGGTCTTGATTTTAAGACACCGATTTCGGCGATTGTCGGCCCCAACGGTTCGGGCAAAAGCAATGTGGCCGAGGCTTTCCGCTTTGCTCTAGGCGAACAATCGATTAAATCTCTGCGTGGGAAAAAAACCGAAGATTTGATTTTCAACGGTTCTAAAGATTTGCCGAGAGGTAATCGGGCTTCCGTTAAACTCACCTTTGACAACCGCAAACGGCTTTTTAATCTCGATTATGACGAGGTGATTTTGGAGAGGATTATTTATCGCGACTCCTCAAGTGAATATCTAATTAACGGCACTCAAGTCCGTCTGCGCGATATCATCGAGCTTTTGGCGAGTGCCCACATTGGCGCTTCCGGCCATCAGATTATTTCTCAAGGCGAGGCCGACCGCGTTTTAACCGCGAACCCCAAAGAAAGGCGGGCGATGGTTGAGGACGCTTTAGGTCTCAAAATTTATCAATACAAACGACAGGAGAGTGAGAAGAAACTGATTAAGACCGAGGAAAATATCAAACAAGTTGAATCCCTGCGCAAAGAAATTGCGCCGCATTTACGATTTCTCAAGAAGCAAGTCGAGAAAGTTGAAAAAGCTTTGGCGATGAAGGAGGAATTGAAATCACTCTACCGCGATTATTTAAAGCGCGAAGAGGTCTACTTGAGTCACGAAAAGAAAACGGTTGAAGAAGCTAGGCGAGAACCGGCTGCCAAATTGAAATCGCTCGATGAAGAATTGAAGAAAGCCAAAGAAACCGTGGCGAGCTCCAAAGGGCGCGATCATAAAAGTGACCAACTGATCAATTTGGAGAGCGGTTTGCAAAATAGCCGACGAGAAAAAGATCGACTGACTCGGGAAATTGGGCGGCTCGAGGGTATGATTGATTTCGAAAAGCGCCGGATTGAGAAGGCGCAAAAATTGGCAGAGACGGAATCCGATACGATGGTCCCGGTTTCTTCGGTTGAGTCTTTGGTTTCTGAAATCAAGAGTGAAGCCGGTCGCGCGGAAGCTGAAGAAAATATTTCAAATTTGCGAGACCTGATTAAGTCGCTTTTGGCGCGATTGGAAAAATTTGTTAAAGATAGTCGCAATTTTAGTGGTCAAAAAGAAACCGGTGAACTTAAGGCTGAAATTAAAGAACTTGAGGAGAAAAGGCACAACCTGGAACAGGAACTTAAGGCTGTTATTTCGACTGAGGAAAAACAGCAGAAAGATTATGTTGAGGTTAAAGATTCGATTGAGAAAGAGAAAGACATCAACCGAGAGGCGGAGAAGGCGATTTTTAGAATTATGGCTGACCAAAATGAGATTCACGCCATTATGCAGGCGATTCAGACCAAGGAAGATAAGTTGATTATTGAGGAGACCAATTTTAAACGAGAGGTGCAGGAGGGGCTGGTTTTGGTTGGTCGAGAAATTTCGGCTTTCCACGATTTTAATCCGGTTGATGATACCGGCCGGGTTTTGTCACAAGAGGAGATTGTTCGTGAGTTGCGCGACCGGCAGGAGGAGAGGCGGAAAGTAATCGAGAAAATTAAAATTCGACTGGAAGATTCCGGTGGCGGTTCGAGCGAGGAGATTATGAAGGAGTATCAGGATGTGAGTGGCCGAGATGAATTTTTGGTTCGCGAATTGGCCGACCTGGAAAAATCGGCGATTTCGCTGAAAGAATTGATCAAGGATTTGGAGCTACGACTTGATGAGGAGTTTAAGACTGGAGTTGCCAAAATCAACCATCAGTTCCAGGAATTTTTCGCTTTGATGTTCGGTGGTGGGCACGCTTCGCTCGATGTGATACGAGAGGCCAAGCGTAAGGTTAAAGATGAAGGTCTATCCGATTTGTTGGAGGGTGAAAGTATGTCGATTCCGGAGGAAGAAGAGGAAGACGAAGGTAAAGAGGGTCTGGATATTCAGGTTAGTTTGCCACATAAAAAGGTCAAAGGTTTGGTGATGCTATCAGGTGGTGAAAGAGCACTCACTTCGATTGCTCTGATTTTTGCCATTTCCCAAGTTAATCCGCCGCCGTTTATTATTTTGGACGAGACCGATGCGGCGCTCGACGAGGCCAACTCAAGAAAGTATGGCGATATGATTGCCAATTTGTCGCAACACTCGCAATTGATTTTAATTACCCACAATCGCGAGACGATGTCCCGGGCGGGCGTGCTCTACGGTGTGACGATGGCCTCCGGTGGCGACTCAAAGCTTTTGTCGGTTGAGTTTGAGGAGGCGGTAGCGGTAGCTAAATGA
- the rpmF gene encoding 50S ribosomal protein L32 yields the protein MRGFFMCLTRKQLRFAYYRSLVYTFPTMVNRMRATRSHRNNRRSHHALAGGALSKCKECGQQKMAHQVCPNCGKYNGRVVVNVNKKAEKKAKKSKEKETAR from the coding sequence ATGAGGGGCTTTTTCATGTGCCTGACACGAAAACAGTTAAGATTTGCATATTATCGGTCTTTGGTTTATACTTTCCCAACTATGGTAAATCGAATGCGCGCGACGCGCTCCCATCGCAATAATCGAAGGTCCCATCACGCTCTAGCGGGAGGGGCGCTTTCCAAATGTAAAGAATGTGGTCAGCAAAAAATGGCCCATCAAGTTTGCCCAAATTGCGGCAAATATAACGGCCGAGTTGTCGTGAACGTAAACAAAAAAGCTGAAAAGAAAGCCAAGAAGTCGAAAGAAAAAGAAACGGCCCGATAA
- a CDS encoding ribonuclease HII codes for MAKQARNLIGIDEVGRGPLAGPVTVCAFSVLCRGKKLPKPLHLAKDSKMLSPKRREEWFKVVKELAKQNRCQYAVSCVSEKVIDREGIAYAIRLAIARSLKKIGADELRSQILLDGGIKAPAQYINQQTIIGGDRKEPIIALASIVAKVKRDSKLRRYAKIFPQYGFEIHKGYGTRLHYQNLKKYGLSEIHRRSFLTKLLKDVRFR; via the coding sequence ATGGCCAAGCAAGCTCGAAATTTAATCGGAATTGATGAGGTGGGTAGGGGGCCTTTGGCTGGGCCTGTCACGGTCTGTGCTTTTTCGGTTTTGTGCCGAGGCAAAAAATTGCCGAAACCTTTGCACTTGGCAAAAGATTCGAAAATGCTTTCACCGAAACGGCGCGAGGAGTGGTTTAAGGTTGTCAAAGAATTGGCCAAGCAAAATCGGTGTCAGTATGCTGTCTCGTGTGTCAGTGAAAAAGTAATCGACCGCGAAGGGATCGCTTATGCAATCCGCTTGGCGATTGCTCGGTCGCTAAAAAAAATCGGCGCGGATGAGTTGCGGTCCCAGATTTTGCTCGATGGGGGGATTAAAGCGCCAGCTCAATATATTAATCAGCAGACGATAATCGGCGGTGATCGTAAAGAACCGATTATCGCGCTTGCCTCGATTGTGGCCAAAGTGAAGCGAGACAGTAAACTTCGACGCTACGCCAAAATTTTCCCGCAGTATGGTTTTGAAATTCATAAAGGCTATGGCACTAGGCTCCATTATCAAAATCTAAAAAAGTACGGCTTGTCCGAAATTCACCGCCGGAGCTTCTTGACCAAATTACTAAAGGATGTTAGATTTCGGTAA
- the dnaE gene encoding DNA polymerase III subunit alpha, whose protein sequence is MSKFVHLHTHSHYSLLSALPKIPDLVESAKADGMEALALTDNGNLYGAIEFYKECQKAGIKAIVGVDAYVATRTRTDKQAGIDNRRSRLVLLAQNEIGYRNLIKLVTISHLEGFYYKPRIDHELIEKYHEGLICLMPSFSGEVAQALKNEDEGKAVEKIDFYKKVFGDRLYLEITHHPEIENHQELMKKLVAFAKTHQVPIVGAHDVYYLSPADKKARDTLLLVNTAGDLSERSGLSNEAEDFSFIKQATAAKYFKNLPEALENTVKIAERCNLTIELGKWVFPDFGLPKGTTPDDELRKVVYEGFARRGIERTSQILERVEYELKVIKDKGYSPYFLIVAYLLAFARTHGILSNIRGSVSGSMVTFLAGITNINPIEYEIPFERFLNPDRPSAPDIDMDFADNRRDEMVEYARNRYGKDKVAQIGTFGTMAARGSVRDVARALSFPYSKGDEIAKLIPMGSQGFPMTIDKALEDTKELKELYKKDADTKTIIDMARKIEGCARHIGVHAAGVVIAPTELTDFTPLQFDPKGENKIISQYDMYSIEEAGLLKFDFLGLKNLSIIADAIDRIEKIDGVHIEVDTIPIDDKKTFEMLARGETADLFQLNGDGMTRFLKDLKPSTIHDINAMVALYRPGPIQFIPQYIERKHNRKLIKYLDPALEPILNKTYGILVYQDDLLMMAHKLAGYSWGEVDKFRKAVGKKIPAEMEAQKEKFIKGCVANSKWPENKAREVWKWIEPFAAYGFNKAHSVSYGRIAYITAYLKANFAEIYLSAVLTADSGDVEKIGQTIGECKRIGIPVLPPSVNESFSQFTVVKGDAHPYKIRFGLVTIKNFGQGISSAIIDERKKNGHFKSLADFLERVQDKNLNKKSLEALIKSGALDDFGERGQMMANLELLLAHSREKSLMPKNQDSLFGVSGSSASSLRLEKAEPAPIADRLAWEKELLGLYLSGHPLDKYREILNKRDMSVAKIKNQPREGIAVVLGGLIEETRPIATKKGSAMMFLKLADLTGSIECVIFPKVFEEFKALLLPEKCVAIKGKISLRNGEVSVIADKIKELK, encoded by the coding sequence ATGTCCAAGTTTGTCCATCTCCATACCCACTCCCACTATTCCCTCCTTAGCGCTTTGCCGAAAATCCCGGATTTGGTCGAATCGGCCAAGGCCGATGGTATGGAGGCGCTCGCCCTCACCGACAACGGCAACCTCTATGGAGCGATTGAGTTTTACAAAGAATGTCAGAAAGCCGGAATAAAAGCGATTGTCGGTGTCGATGCTTATGTTGCAACAAGAACCCGAACCGACAAACAAGCCGGTATCGACAATCGACGAAGTCGTCTGGTGCTTCTGGCTCAAAATGAAATCGGCTACCGCAATCTTATTAAATTGGTGACCATTTCGCATCTCGAAGGTTTTTATTACAAACCCAGAATCGACCATGAATTGATTGAGAAATATCACGAAGGCTTGATCTGTCTGATGCCGTCATTTAGTGGCGAAGTCGCCCAAGCTTTAAAAAACGAAGACGAAGGAAAAGCCGTCGAGAAAATTGACTTTTACAAAAAAGTTTTTGGCGACCGGCTTTATTTGGAAATCACCCACCATCCGGAGATTGAAAATCATCAAGAGTTGATGAAAAAACTGGTAGCCTTTGCCAAAACTCATCAGGTGCCTATCGTGGGCGCTCATGATGTTTACTATCTCTCCCCTGCTGATAAAAAAGCGCGCGACACTTTGCTTTTGGTAAACACGGCCGGTGACTTAAGCGAGAGATCGGGTCTTTCCAATGAGGCTGAAGATTTTTCTTTCATTAAACAGGCCACGGCCGCCAAATATTTTAAAAATTTGCCAGAAGCCCTTGAGAACACCGTCAAAATTGCCGAGCGATGCAATCTGACAATCGAACTCGGCAAATGGGTCTTCCCGGATTTCGGTCTACCTAAAGGCACGACTCCTGACGACGAATTACGGAAAGTGGTTTATGAGGGTTTTGCCCGACGCGGTATCGAAAGGACTTCCCAGATTTTAGAACGAGTTGAGTACGAACTTAAAGTCATCAAAGACAAGGGCTACTCGCCTTACTTTTTGATTGTCGCCTACCTTTTGGCTTTTGCGAGAACTCATGGCATTCTTTCAAACATCAGAGGTTCGGTTTCCGGTTCAATGGTGACTTTCTTGGCTGGCATCACCAACATCAATCCAATTGAATACGAGATTCCATTTGAGAGATTTTTAAATCCGGACCGACCTTCGGCACCCGATATTGATATGGACTTCGCCGACAACCGCCGGGATGAGATGGTGGAGTACGCCCGAAATCGCTACGGCAAAGATAAGGTCGCCCAGATTGGAACTTTCGGCACCATGGCCGCGCGCGGCTCGGTCCGCGATGTGGCCCGCGCACTTAGTTTTCCTTACAGCAAGGGCGATGAAATTGCCAAACTGATTCCCATGGGCTCGCAAGGCTTTCCGATGACCATCGACAAAGCCCTTGAAGATACCAAGGAGCTCAAAGAGCTGTACAAGAAGGATGCCGACACCAAAACCATTATCGACATGGCCAGAAAAATTGAAGGTTGTGCCAGACACATCGGGGTGCATGCTGCCGGCGTAGTTATTGCACCAACCGAACTCACCGATTTCACTCCCCTCCAATTCGACCCGAAGGGTGAAAATAAAATCATCAGTCAGTATGACATGTACTCCATCGAGGAAGCCGGTCTATTGAAATTCGACTTTTTGGGCTTAAAAAATCTTTCCATCATTGCCGACGCCATCGACCGAATTGAAAAGATCGACGGGGTCCACATTGAGGTCGACACTATCCCGATCGATGACAAGAAAACTTTCGAAATGTTGGCGAGGGGCGAAACCGCCGATTTGTTCCAACTAAACGGCGACGGCATGACGCGTTTTCTTAAAGACTTGAAACCTTCCACAATTCACGACATCAACGCCATGGTGGCGCTTTACCGACCTGGCCCGATTCAATTTATCCCTCAATACATCGAACGAAAACATAATCGCAAACTGATTAAATATTTGGACCCGGCGCTCGAGCCGATTTTGAATAAAACCTACGGTATCCTGGTTTATCAAGACGACCTTCTCATGATGGCACACAAACTGGCCGGCTATTCGTGGGGCGAAGTCGACAAATTCCGCAAAGCAGTCGGTAAGAAAATTCCGGCCGAAATGGAGGCCCAAAAAGAAAAATTTATTAAGGGCTGTGTAGCAAACAGCAAGTGGCCGGAGAACAAGGCTCGAGAGGTTTGGAAATGGATTGAACCTTTTGCCGCCTACGGTTTCAATAAGGCTCACTCGGTTTCTTATGGCCGAATCGCCTATATCACTGCCTATCTCAAAGCTAACTTTGCCGAAATTTATCTCTCTGCCGTCCTCACTGCCGACTCTGGTGATGTTGAAAAAATTGGTCAAACTATCGGTGAGTGCAAACGCATCGGTATTCCGGTTCTACCGCCATCAGTCAACGAAAGCTTCAGTCAGTTTACCGTCGTCAAAGGTGACGCCCACCCGTATAAAATTCGCTTTGGTTTGGTGACTATCAAAAACTTCGGCCAGGGCATTTCCTCAGCGATCATTGACGAGCGTAAAAAAAATGGTCACTTTAAATCACTGGCTGATTTCTTGGAGCGAGTCCAGGATAAAAATTTGAACAAAAAATCGCTCGAGGCGCTGATCAAATCCGGTGCCCTCGACGACTTCGGCGAGCGGGGTCAGATGATGGCCAATTTGGAATTGCTTTTAGCGCACAGTCGAGAAAAATCATTAATGCCGAAAAATCAGGACTCGCTCTTCGGAGTTTCTGGTAGTAGCGCTTCATCATTAAGGCTGGAAAAAGCCGAGCCGGCGCCGATTGCCGACCGACTGGCTTGGGAAAAAGAGCTCCTCGGACTTTATCTTTCCGGCCACCCACTTGATAAGTATCGAGAGATTTTGAATAAGCGAGACATGAGCGTCGCCAAAATAAAAAATCAACCGCGTGAAGGCATCGCCGTTGTTTTGGGCGGACTTATCGAGGAAACTCGTCCGATTGCCACCAAAAAAGGCAGCGCCATGATGTTTCTAAAGCTAGCCGACTTGACCGGCAGTATCGAGTGCGTAATTTTCCCGAAAGTCTTTGAGGAATTTAAGGCCCTGCTTTTGCCAGAAAAGTGTGTAGCCATTAAGGGCAAAATCTCACTTCGCAACGGCGAAGTCAGTGTGATTGCGGATAAAATCAAGGAGCTCAAGTAG
- a CDS encoding NfeD family protein translates to MTALLAVGITSAVLGTTQFLVFAALAVCGLIALGVAAIFGGDHDVDHDADVGGHDMSHDADSGGEHGGAPSFLSPRVVFAFMLGFGSVGAMVTAYGASVLWASAFGITAGIVMAVLAYFVGYVMYKQQANSSLRPGQVVGKTGTVVTAIRGQGIGEINVPVGGQIVQFTASSVDGNSIDAGSTIIVVQDLGGRVTVRKSVSA, encoded by the coding sequence ATGACAGCACTCTTGGCGGTGGGTATTACTAGTGCAGTGCTAGGCACCACACAGTTTTTGGTATTTGCGGCGCTCGCCGTTTGCGGTCTGATTGCTCTTGGTGTAGCCGCCATTTTTGGCGGTGACCACGATGTCGATCATGATGCAGATGTGGGCGGTCATGACATGAGTCACGATGCAGACAGTGGCGGAGAACACGGCGGAGCGCCGTCTTTTCTTTCGCCTCGAGTCGTCTTCGCGTTTATGCTGGGTTTCGGCTCGGTTGGTGCGATGGTGACGGCCTATGGCGCTTCGGTGCTTTGGGCGTCTGCTTTTGGCATAACTGCCGGCATAGTGATGGCCGTCCTGGCTTACTTTGTTGGCTATGTAATGTACAAACAACAAGCCAACTCGTCGCTCAGGCCCGGCCAGGTTGTTGGTAAGACCGGTACGGTTGTGACAGCAATTCGTGGTCAAGGTATTGGCGAGATCAATGTCCCGGTCGGCGGTCAAATTGTTCAGTTTACCGCTTCGTCGGTCGACGGCAATTCGATTGACGCCGGTTCAACAATCATCGTCGTTCAGGATCTAGGCGGTCGAGTGACTGTCCGGAAAAGTGTCTCGGCCTAG